A DNA window from Falco peregrinus isolate bFalPer1 chromosome 8, bFalPer1.pri, whole genome shotgun sequence contains the following coding sequences:
- the INO80D gene encoding INO80 complex subunit D — protein MYEGKHIHFSEVDNKPLCSYSPKLCKQRRLNGYAFCIRHVLEDKTAPFKQCEYVAKYNSQRCTNPIPKSEDRRYCNSHLQVLGFIPKKERKKKNDPIEEVKVRHQMDAMAFSLTVPTLALKMPNGLDGMSLSPPGARLPLHYLEAELEDPFAFNEEDDDLKKGATVRKKLQSKLAQNRQRQRETEILKVRQEHFSPLPAPLQQQPLQQQHSHLPPSSASLKPTGLPQGVVCKSPQPPNTSLPMQGVAPTTHTIAQARQLSNKRPLPLLPPARAPVVDPPRTDRVLMKATAFSPHLSCMSRLQRLVKLCTRKQQLDTDLFPHLGLDWSEDSGEELEDSEQTSPYQVAWSIRETLGYERHESDDDNADDRSSRVTRLCTYFQQKYKHLCRLERAESRQKKCRHTLRKALLQAASREPERAGQLIQELRRATCAHTSTSQARQRDPEPTTCCGTSKGEQCTNKALPFTRHCFQHILLNRSQQLFSSCTAKFADGQQCSVPVFDITHQTPLCEEHAKKMDNFLRGDSSRKVQHQQQRKPRKKTKPPALTKKHKKKRRRGPRRPQKPIPPAVPQGNLTMPASVSLPVEMPHIRSPSTPELSADELPDDIANEITDIPHDLELNQEDFSDVLPRLPDDLQDFDFFEGKNGDLLPTTEEAEELERALQAVTSLECLSTIGVLTQTDGVPVQELSDRGIGVFSTGAGAPGMQSLSREVNTDLGELLNGRIVHDNFSGLELDENLLRSATLSNPPTPLAGQIQGQFSAPANVGLTSATLISQSGLGERAFPGQFHGLHDGSHASQRPHPAQLLSKADDLITSRQQYSSDHSHSSPHGSHYDSEHVPSPYSDHITSPHTTSFSGDNLAATFSAEMPMMAQHLLPTQLDVPLSGVVNPRTHWGNLPVNLGDPSPFSNLLGADGHLLSTSLSTPPTTSHSETTQPAFATVTPNSSSVLPGLPQTSFSGMGPASAELMASTSPKQQLPQFSAAFGHQLSSHSGIPKDLQPSHSSIAPPTGFAVTGATATSTNNASAPFTTSN, from the exons ATGTATGAAGGCAAACACATACACTTCTCTGAGGTTGACAATAAGCCCTTGTGCTCATATAGCCCCAAACTGTGCAAGCAGAGGCGACTTAACGGCTACGCCTTCTGTATCAGACACGTTCTGGAGGACAAGACTGCCCCCTTCAAGCAATGTGAATATGTGGCCAAGTATAACAGCCAACGCTGCACCAACCCCATCCCCAAATCTGAGGACCGTAG GTACTGCAACAGCCACCTGCAGGTACTTGGCTTTATACcgaaaaaggagaggaagaaaaagaatgatcCCATAGAGGAGGTAAAGGTCAGGCATCAGATGGATGCTATGGCTTTCAGTCTGACAGTGCCCACTCTGGCCTTGAAGATGCCCAACGGACTGGATGGGATGTCCCTCTCCCCGCCAGGGGCTAGGCTTCCTCTCCACTACCTGGAGGCAGAATTAGAAGACCCCTTTGCTTTCAATGAGGAAGATGATGACCTAAAGAAAGGGGCAACAGTGAGGAAGAAGTTGCAGAGCAAGTTGGCTCAAAACCGGCAGCgccagagagagacagagattttaaaagttcGCCAAGAGCACTTTAGCCCCCTTCCTGcacctttgcagcagcagcctctgcagcagcagcactctcATCTGCCACCTTCATCAGCTTCGTTAAAGCCGACAGGGCTACCGCAGGGCGTAGTCTGCAAGTCACCTCAACCTCCGAACACCAGCCTACCAATGCAGGGAGTGGCACCCACCACACACACTATAGCACAAGCCCGGCAGTTGTCTAACAAGAGacctctgcctctcctgccaCCTGCTAGGGCTCCTGTCGTGGACCCTCCAAGGACTGATCGGGTCCTCATGAAAGCCACAGCCTTCTCTCCGCACCTGTCCTGCATGAGCCGACTACAGAGACTGGTGAAACTGTGCACTCGAAAACAGCAGCTGGACACTGATCTGTTTCCACATTTAG GGCTGGATTGGTCTGAAGACAGTGGAGAAGAGTTGGAGGATTCAGAGCAAACCTCCCCTTACCAGGTTGCATGGTCTATCCGAGAAACCCTCGGCTATGAGAGACATGA gTCCGATGATGACAATGCAGATGACAGGAGTTCCAGGGTGACCAGACTTTGCACTTActttcagcagaaatacaagCACCTCTGCCGCCTGGAGCGGGCAGAATCTCGTCAGAAGAAATGCCGGCATACACTCCGGAAAGCCTTGCTGCAGGCGGCCAGCAGAGAGCCGGAGCGTGCTGGGCAACTGATACAAGAACTCCGAAGAGCTACGTGTGCTCATACCAG cacaaGCCAAGCAAGGCAGAGAGATCCAGAACCAACAACCTGTTGTGGGACTTCAAAGGGAGAACAGTGCACTAACAAGGCCCTTCCATTCACCAGGCATTGTTTTCAGC ATATCTTATTGAACCGTTCTCAGCAGCTCTTCTCAAGTTGCACAGCCAAGTTTGCAGATGGTCAACAGTGCTCTGTGCCAGTTTTTGACATTACACATCAGACACCTCTGTGTGAAGAACATGCCAAAAAAATG GACAATTTCTTGAGAGGGGACAGCTCCCGTAAAgttcagcaccagcagcagaggaaacccaggaaaaaaacgAAGCCACCTGCACTTACCAAAAAACACAAGAAGAAGAGAAGGCGAGGCCCACGCCGGCCTCAGAAACCCATTCCTCCTGCAGTGCCCCAAGGGAACCTCACCATGCCTGCCAGTGTCTCACTGCCAGTAGAGATGCCCCACATACG GAGCCCCTCCACACCAGAGCTGAGTGCCGATGAGCTGCCTGATGATATCGCCAATGAAATCACAGACATTCCACATGACTTGGAATTGAATCAGGAGGACTTCTCTGATGTCTTGCCACGGCTGCCCGATGACTTGCAAGATTTTGACTTCTTCGAAG GTAAAAATGGAGATCTCCTTCCGACTACAGAAGAGGCTGAAGAGCTGGAACGGGCCCTACAGGCTGTAACTTCTCTTGAGTGCCTGAGTACCATTGGAGTACTTACACAGACAGATGGTGTGCCAGTTCAGGAGCTGTCAGATAGAGGGATAGGGGTGTTCTCTACAGGTGCCGGAGCTCCGGGAATGCAGTCTTTGAGTCGAGAGGTTAACACGGATTTGGGGGAGCTGTTGAATGGGCGTATAGTACATGATAATTTCTCCGGTCTGGAGCTGGATGAGAACTTGCTCCGTTCTGCTACCTTGTCCAACCCACCTACGCCCCTGGCAGGGCAGATCCAGGGGCAATTCTCAGCCCCAGCCAACGTCGGCCTTACTTCTGCCACTCTGATAAGCCAGAGTGGCCTTGGGGAGAGAGCCTTCCCAGGACAGTTTCATGGACTTCATGATGGCAGCCATGCCTCCCAGAGgccccaccctgcccagctgctgagcaAGGCAGATGACCTGATCACCTCACGACAGCAATACAGCAGTGACCATTCACACTCCTCACCCCATGGAAGCCATTATGATAGTGAGCATGTGCCGTCTCCCTACAGTGACCATATCACATCCCCTCACACCACATCCTTTTCTGGTGATAACTTGGCAGCTACCTTCTCAGCAGAGATGCCCATGATGGCACAGCACTTGCTCCCAACTCAGCTGGATGTGCCACTTAGCGGGGTGGTCAACCCCAGAACTCACTGGGGAAATCTTCCTGTCAATCTTGGGGACCCCTCTCCGTTTAGCAACCTTCTTGGTGCAGATGGACACCTCCTGTCCACCTCCCTGTCCACACCACCTACCACCTCGCACTCAGAGACCACACAGCCTGCCTTCGCCACTGTGACCCCCAACAGCTCCAGTGTGCTTCCGGGGTTACCGCAGACCAGTTTTAGTGGCATGGGtcctgcctctgctgaactCATGGCCTCCACCTCCCCTAAACAACAGCTCCCTCAGTTCAGCGCAGCCTTCGGGCACCAGCTGAGCTCCCACAGTGGCATCCCCAAGGacctgcagcccagccacagcTCCATAGCTCCTCCCACGGGCTTCGCAGTGACCGGTGCCACCGCTACCAGTACCAATAATGCATCTGCGCCCTTCACCACCTCCAACTGA